In one window of Paenarthrobacter nicotinovorans DNA:
- a CDS encoding ABC transporter ATP-binding protein — protein MTTFTPLPHPHGTGRPEGSDAAQARPAVEAFKLTKSYGRADTSVTALNEVSVSFDAGKFTAIMGPSGSGKSTLMHCLAGLDTADSGRIVLGGTELTGLNDRQLTALRRERIGFVFQAFNLVPTLTAEQNITLPLALAGTTADAGWLETVVGTLGLKDRLKHRPHELSGGQQQRVAVARALLTRPDVVFGDEPTGNLDSKAGGEVLALLRRSSQEMGQTIIMVTHDPVAASYADRVVLMSDGGLVGEIHQPTADSVLTALGKLGA, from the coding sequence ATGACGACTTTCACGCCTCTCCCCCATCCCCACGGAACCGGTCGCCCCGAAGGATCGGACGCCGCCCAGGCGCGTCCCGCCGTCGAGGCTTTCAAGCTGACCAAGAGCTACGGCCGCGCCGATACCAGCGTGACGGCCTTGAACGAAGTCTCGGTGAGCTTCGACGCCGGGAAGTTCACGGCCATCATGGGCCCGTCGGGCTCCGGCAAATCCACGCTTATGCACTGCCTGGCGGGGCTCGATACAGCCGATTCCGGCAGGATCGTCCTGGGCGGAACGGAGCTCACCGGACTCAATGACCGGCAGCTCACGGCGCTTCGCCGCGAGCGGATCGGTTTCGTTTTCCAGGCCTTCAATCTGGTGCCCACCTTGACGGCCGAGCAGAACATCACGCTTCCGCTCGCCTTGGCAGGGACAACGGCCGACGCCGGGTGGCTGGAAACCGTTGTTGGCACCCTTGGGTTGAAGGACAGGTTGAAGCACCGTCCCCATGAGCTGTCCGGCGGCCAGCAGCAGCGTGTGGCAGTAGCCCGGGCACTGCTGACGCGGCCCGACGTCGTGTTCGGCGACGAGCCTACGGGCAACCTGGACTCCAAGGCGGGCGGTGAGGTCCTTGCCCTGCTGCGCCGGAGCAGCCAGGAGATGGGCCAGACCATCATCATGGTCACCCATGATCCTGTGGCGGCCAGCTACGCGGACCGGGTGGTGTTGATGAGCGACGGCGGCCTGGTGGGCGAGATCCACCAGCCCACGGCGGACTCCGTCCTGACGGCCCTCGGCAAGCTGGGGGCCTGA
- a CDS encoding ABC transporter ATP-binding protein, which produces MTDNLNPELTATPESTEESLQTRANTIVRAADHATPLELSRVTIHYGGDKGGAEEVDVVDDFNLTLHAGEMHCVAGRSGSGKTSILTVSAGLTLPTSGKVFWEGQPLDAMGDDEIADRRRALIGYVDQGGALIDGMSALENVLLPAVPDGEVEQRTEMAKDLLDLVGLGRRMRHRPAQLSGGERQRVAIARALILGTRVLVVDEPTASLDRAAANRIIGILKDTTSDGIAVLVASHDHELVRLSDTLTELN; this is translated from the coding sequence ATGACTGACAACCTCAACCCCGAGCTGACGGCCACCCCGGAATCCACGGAAGAGTCGCTGCAGACCAGGGCCAACACCATCGTGAGGGCCGCCGACCACGCAACCCCGCTGGAGCTGAGCAGGGTCACCATCCACTACGGCGGTGACAAGGGCGGTGCTGAGGAAGTCGACGTCGTCGACGACTTCAACCTGACCCTCCACGCCGGCGAGATGCACTGTGTCGCGGGACGAAGCGGCTCCGGTAAAACCAGTATCCTCACGGTCAGCGCCGGACTGACGCTGCCGACGTCGGGCAAGGTCTTCTGGGAGGGCCAGCCGCTGGACGCCATGGGCGACGACGAAATCGCGGACCGCCGCCGTGCACTGATCGGCTACGTGGACCAGGGCGGTGCCCTGATCGATGGCATGAGCGCCTTGGAGAACGTGTTGCTGCCCGCTGTCCCGGACGGCGAAGTCGAACAGCGCACTGAGATGGCGAAGGACCTCCTGGACCTCGTGGGCCTTGGGCGCCGAATGCGCCACCGCCCGGCCCAGCTCTCCGGCGGTGAGCGCCAGCGCGTGGCGATCGCCCGGGCCCTGATCCTTGGCACCCGCGTTCTGGTGGTCGACGAACCGACGGCAAGCCTTGACCGGGCCGCCGCCAACCGCATCATTGGCATCCTGAAGGACACCACCAGCGACGGCATCGCGGTGCTGGTTGCATCGCACGACCACGAGCTGGTTCGTCTCAGCGATACGCTGACCGAACTTAACTAA
- a CDS encoding branched-chain amino acid aminotransferase, with protein sequence MTQTAHGVEFSQQLSENPKSAEERAAILANPGFGDYFTDHTAVVDYKVDADGNGGWQNARIEPYGPISLDPSAAVLHYGQEIFEGLKAYRHADGSVWTFRPEANAARLNKSARRLALPELPEEYFLGAIRELVQADQQWVPSGDGEALYLRPFMIATEAFLGVRAAREVSFRVIASPAGNYFGGELKPVSIWISREYARAGRGGTGAAKCGGNYAASLIAQQEAEANGCKQVLFLDHFNDDAVEELGGMNVFFVMKDGSLVTPALSGTILEGVTRMSVIQVARDMGREVTERKITLDEWRDGVASGEITEVFACGTAAVITPIGVLKDATESIGAEDAKAGETTMAIRGKLLGIQTGTVEDTHGWLTRLV encoded by the coding sequence ATGACTCAGACTGCCCATGGCGTCGAATTCAGCCAGCAGCTCTCGGAAAACCCGAAGTCTGCTGAGGAGCGTGCAGCCATCCTGGCGAACCCGGGATTTGGCGACTACTTCACCGACCACACCGCCGTCGTCGACTACAAAGTTGACGCCGATGGCAATGGCGGTTGGCAGAATGCCCGGATCGAGCCCTACGGCCCCATCTCCCTGGACCCCTCGGCTGCTGTCCTGCACTACGGCCAGGAAATCTTTGAGGGCCTGAAGGCCTACCGCCACGCCGATGGTTCCGTATGGACCTTCCGGCCCGAAGCCAACGCGGCACGACTGAACAAGTCCGCCCGCCGCCTGGCTCTCCCCGAGCTGCCTGAAGAGTACTTCCTGGGTGCCATCCGCGAACTCGTACAGGCGGACCAGCAGTGGGTTCCGTCCGGAGACGGCGAAGCACTCTACCTGCGTCCGTTCATGATCGCCACCGAGGCCTTCCTCGGCGTCAGGGCTGCACGCGAGGTGTCCTTCCGCGTCATCGCATCTCCCGCCGGCAACTACTTCGGCGGCGAGCTCAAGCCGGTCTCCATCTGGATCTCCCGCGAGTACGCCCGCGCCGGCCGCGGTGGAACCGGTGCCGCCAAGTGCGGTGGCAACTACGCCGCGTCCCTGATCGCACAGCAGGAAGCCGAAGCGAACGGCTGCAAGCAGGTCCTGTTCCTGGACCACTTCAATGACGACGCCGTGGAAGAACTCGGCGGCATGAACGTCTTCTTCGTCATGAAGGACGGCTCCCTGGTGACTCCCGCTCTGAGCGGCACCATCCTCGAGGGCGTCACGCGCATGTCCGTCATCCAGGTCGCCCGGGACATGGGCCGCGAGGTCACCGAGCGGAAGATCACCCTGGACGAGTGGCGCGATGGAGTAGCATCCGGCGAGATCACCGAAGTTTTTGCCTGCGGTACAGCCGCGGTGATCACTCCGATCGGTGTCCTCAAGGATGCGACCGAGTCCATCGGCGCCGAGGACGCAAAGGCCGGGGAAACCACCATGGCCATTCGCGGGAAGCTCCTCGGAATCCAGACCGGAACTGTAGAGGACACGCACGGCTGGCTGACCCGGCTGGTCTGA
- a CDS encoding ABC transporter permease — translation MLRVALSQLTTHFRRFIAIGLAVMLSVMFLSSTLMVGASTNASLGASIGEAYRNADLVATSKNGEPFTQAAVDAAASAPAVEASYAERSTYVTFQAGGGEQYGRLRNLAPASLEGAVISSGSMPANALEAAIDVKTAGHLGLAVGSTLVLQGGGPVKNAKVTISGLLQATNDPFSSSAAQLVASESVLNAVQDAGAGFSGLQFALKPGEDVSSAKEYIAHRMEAAGAVEPVLETAQEKVTSTVAMLSAGQDQLTIVLLAFAGIAILVSTLVVANTFSVLVAQRTRELALLRCLGAGRGQIRGSVMLEALVVGFISSVLGVLAAIGLMTALIAWARSQPEQAFATLAVPPSAIIAGLVAGTLLTVVAALVPAKAATAVAPLAALRPADDASVRNRRGKVRLFVGLAALLGGAALLVYGSINVVLGVALLGGAASFVGILLCSTLFIPTVVALAGRLAAPAGVPGKLAAVNATRNPARTSATAAALLIGVTLVSLMMTGAATSRQAFNDTLAENYPVDLSAQTATEGSGSGDPAQAVSRIKGLDGVSSAVLLQPVGAIQDDASGGTTVYGLSAADAASVLRDNHLKPSPGTVYLPEDSPGGPATLSTAGGQVTLDAKVLRTRHVPAFVESSSVGSGPLAGVPGMVWVKLDDSVSGDRVQALQKEIATALGVHERTVSGAAIERVTFNSIIDVLLLVVTGLLGVAVVIALIGVANTLSLSVLERTRENSLLRALGLTTGQLRGMLAIEAVLVAGVAAIMGAGMGIVYGWLGAQATLGGVATVIPTVPWLQLTAVFAVAVVAGLLASVIPARRAARLSPVEGLATA, via the coding sequence ATGTTGCGTGTTGCCCTTTCGCAGTTGACGACGCATTTCCGGCGGTTCATCGCCATCGGACTTGCCGTCATGTTGTCCGTGATGTTCCTGTCCTCAACGCTCATGGTCGGCGCCAGTACCAATGCCTCCCTGGGCGCAAGCATCGGGGAGGCTTACCGCAACGCAGATCTCGTTGCCACGTCCAAGAACGGCGAGCCCTTCACCCAGGCTGCCGTGGATGCTGCGGCGTCCGCCCCGGCCGTGGAGGCCAGCTACGCCGAGCGGTCCACCTACGTGACGTTCCAGGCCGGTGGCGGCGAGCAGTACGGGCGCCTGCGGAACCTGGCACCAGCGTCCCTGGAAGGTGCTGTGATCAGTTCCGGGTCCATGCCCGCCAACGCCTTGGAGGCAGCGATCGACGTCAAGACCGCCGGGCACCTTGGCCTGGCGGTTGGCAGCACGCTGGTGTTGCAGGGCGGTGGTCCGGTCAAGAACGCGAAGGTCACCATTTCAGGCCTGCTCCAGGCCACCAACGACCCCTTCTCCTCTTCAGCGGCGCAGCTTGTTGCCTCCGAGTCCGTCCTTAATGCGGTGCAGGACGCGGGCGCTGGTTTCTCCGGGCTGCAGTTCGCCCTCAAACCAGGTGAGGATGTTTCGTCGGCCAAGGAGTACATCGCCCACCGGATGGAAGCCGCAGGAGCGGTGGAGCCGGTGCTTGAGACCGCGCAGGAGAAGGTGACCTCGACGGTGGCGATGCTGAGCGCTGGTCAGGACCAGCTGACGATCGTCCTCCTTGCCTTCGCCGGCATTGCCATCCTGGTCTCTACGTTGGTGGTGGCGAATACGTTCTCCGTGCTGGTGGCCCAGCGGACCAGGGAGCTCGCGCTCCTGCGTTGCCTCGGCGCCGGACGGGGACAGATCCGTGGCTCGGTGATGCTTGAAGCCCTTGTTGTCGGCTTCATCTCCTCGGTGCTGGGCGTCCTCGCTGCGATTGGCCTGATGACCGCCCTGATTGCCTGGGCCAGGTCCCAGCCTGAGCAGGCATTCGCCACGTTGGCCGTGCCGCCGTCGGCCATCATTGCCGGTTTGGTGGCCGGAACGCTGCTGACCGTGGTGGCGGCGCTGGTCCCGGCGAAGGCGGCCACCGCCGTCGCCCCTCTTGCAGCGCTGCGGCCGGCCGATGACGCCTCCGTCCGGAACCGTCGCGGCAAGGTCAGGCTTTTCGTGGGCCTGGCAGCTTTGCTTGGTGGCGCTGCGCTGCTGGTGTACGGCAGCATCAATGTGGTGCTTGGCGTGGCCTTGCTGGGTGGCGCCGCGTCCTTTGTGGGCATCCTGCTGTGCTCCACGCTGTTCATACCCACGGTGGTTGCCCTTGCCGGCCGTCTGGCGGCACCGGCCGGTGTTCCAGGCAAGCTCGCGGCGGTGAATGCCACCCGCAACCCGGCACGTACCTCGGCAACGGCGGCGGCGCTGTTGATCGGCGTCACGCTGGTCTCCCTCATGATGACCGGCGCAGCAACGTCCCGCCAAGCGTTCAACGACACCTTGGCGGAGAACTATCCGGTGGATCTTTCCGCGCAGACAGCGACGGAAGGCAGCGGTTCCGGCGACCCCGCACAGGCTGTCTCCCGGATCAAGGGGCTCGATGGCGTCAGCTCTGCGGTCCTGCTTCAGCCGGTAGGCGCCATCCAGGACGACGCCTCCGGCGGAACCACCGTTTACGGCCTGTCAGCAGCCGATGCCGCTTCTGTCCTGCGGGACAACCATCTGAAGCCAAGCCCCGGCACTGTCTACCTGCCGGAAGACTCGCCGGGAGGACCAGCTACGTTGTCGACGGCGGGCGGCCAGGTCACCCTCGACGCCAAGGTCCTGCGTACCCGCCACGTCCCGGCGTTCGTGGAGTCCTCCAGCGTAGGCTCCGGTCCCCTGGCCGGGGTACCGGGCATGGTCTGGGTGAAACTGGACGATTCCGTATCCGGGGACCGGGTCCAGGCCCTGCAGAAGGAGATAGCTACGGCACTGGGTGTCCATGAACGGACCGTCAGTGGTGCCGCGATCGAGCGGGTCACCTTCAACAGCATCATCGATGTCCTTCTGCTGGTGGTGACAGGGCTCCTCGGGGTTGCGGTGGTGATCGCCTTGATCGGTGTCGCCAACACCTTGTCCCTCTCAGTCCTGGAACGGACCCGGGAGAACTCGCTGCTGCGTGCCCTGGGCCTGACGACGGGCCAGCTGCGCGGGATGTTGGCGATCGAGGCAGTGCTCGTCGCCGGCGTCGCCGCCATCATGGGTGCAGGTATGGGGATCGTGTACGGCTGGCTTGGCGCGCAGGCCACCCTGGGCGGCGTGGCCACCGTGATACCGACGGTGCCATGGCTTCAGTTGACGGCGGTCTTCGCTGTCGCGGTGGTGGCCGGTCTCCTGGCGTCAGTGATACCTGCCCGGCGCGCGGCCCGGCTGTCGCCGGTCGAAGGACTGGCCACGGCGTAG
- a CDS encoding response regulator has translation MPELPAPIRVALVDDQQLVRSGLGMLINSQPDLDVVAEAGNGIEALQALSATAADVVLMDVRMPGMDGIEATRRILEQAASQPRGSQRAEVKIVVLTTFDLDEYALAAIQAGASGFLLKDAPPEELLEAIRTVYRGDAVIAPSTTRRLLDHVAPLLRTQTPEQSEHAAAVESLTNREREVFQLIAQGQSNPEIAAGLFLSEATVKTHVGHILAKLGARDRVQVVVIAYETGVVSPGT, from the coding sequence ATGCCTGAACTCCCCGCACCCATCCGGGTCGCACTCGTCGATGACCAGCAACTGGTCCGTTCGGGCCTTGGCATGCTCATCAATTCGCAGCCGGACCTCGACGTGGTCGCCGAAGCAGGCAACGGCATTGAGGCCCTCCAAGCGCTCAGCGCCACCGCCGCGGACGTGGTCCTTATGGATGTCCGCATGCCCGGGATGGACGGCATTGAAGCCACCCGCCGCATCCTGGAGCAGGCAGCATCGCAACCCCGGGGTTCGCAACGCGCAGAGGTCAAGATCGTCGTCCTCACAACCTTCGACCTCGATGAATACGCGCTGGCCGCCATCCAGGCCGGCGCCAGCGGGTTCCTCCTGAAGGATGCACCGCCGGAAGAACTCCTCGAAGCCATCCGCACCGTTTACCGGGGGGACGCGGTCATCGCGCCCTCCACCACCCGCCGCTTGCTGGACCACGTGGCACCCCTGCTCAGGACCCAGACGCCCGAGCAGAGCGAGCACGCGGCCGCCGTCGAGTCCCTCACGAACCGCGAGCGCGAGGTGTTCCAGCTCATTGCGCAGGGACAGTCCAATCCCGAGATCGCAGCTGGGCTGTTCCTTTCGGAAGCTACGGTGAAGACCCATGTGGGGCACATTCTGGCCAAGCTGGGAGCCCGGGACCGGGTGCAGGTAGTGGTCATCGCCTACGAGACCGGGGTTGTGTCTCCGGGGACCTAG
- a CDS encoding sensor histidine kinase, which yields MDRRHAVYEWFRINRFAVDLTATCILILLFGPVYLLADRPWLFLLSCSLLLPLAWRRTRPAVAAGVVILVCLIQWAVGAEPVAGQIAVPLVIYATAAYGPAWASRTVLVAGLVGGVMLTSREYSTGVESGIMGLTIGALYTVLIWMLVLVSWTLGDLTRVRRLQLQALEDRTRRMEVEQLQERKLAAADERSHIAREMHDIVAHSLSVIITQADGARYAAAAKPELATEALATIAATGRDSLGEMRRLLGILRSDEDSPTRPQPRLSDLDELLLGFRAASLQVGFEQVGTPRRSLPAGAELTAYRIIQESLTNVMKHAGPKATANVTLTWQGRGLQLDIVDDGRGAAADPPAAGGGNGLRGMGERVSLYDGSLTAGPVQGGGFRVSAFIPYSEA from the coding sequence GTGGATAGAAGGCACGCAGTATACGAATGGTTCCGCATCAACCGTTTTGCAGTTGATCTGACAGCAACGTGCATCCTGATCCTGCTCTTCGGCCCCGTGTACCTCCTTGCTGACCGCCCCTGGCTGTTCCTGCTCTCCTGCAGCCTGCTGTTGCCCCTCGCCTGGCGACGCACCCGCCCGGCGGTTGCGGCCGGCGTCGTCATTCTGGTGTGCCTCATCCAGTGGGCGGTGGGTGCCGAGCCGGTGGCCGGCCAGATAGCTGTCCCGCTGGTCATCTACGCGACCGCAGCGTACGGTCCGGCCTGGGCGAGCCGCACCGTGCTGGTGGCCGGCCTGGTCGGCGGCGTGATGCTCACATCGCGGGAATACTCCACGGGTGTGGAGTCGGGCATCATGGGCCTCACCATCGGCGCCCTGTACACAGTGCTGATCTGGATGCTTGTCCTCGTGAGCTGGACCCTCGGTGACCTCACCCGAGTCCGCAGGCTCCAGCTGCAAGCCCTCGAGGACCGCACCCGCCGAATGGAAGTAGAGCAGTTGCAGGAGCGGAAACTGGCCGCCGCCGACGAACGCTCCCACATTGCCCGGGAGATGCACGACATCGTGGCGCACTCGCTGTCCGTGATCATCACGCAGGCGGACGGGGCACGGTACGCTGCTGCAGCCAAACCGGAACTTGCCACCGAGGCACTGGCCACCATCGCCGCCACGGGACGGGACTCGCTGGGCGAAATGCGGAGGCTCCTGGGCATCCTGCGCTCGGACGAGGACTCCCCCACACGTCCGCAACCCCGGCTCTCGGATCTGGACGAACTGCTCCTGGGCTTCCGGGCGGCTTCCCTCCAGGTGGGCTTCGAGCAGGTGGGCACCCCGCGGAGGTCCCTTCCTGCGGGAGCCGAACTCACTGCCTACCGCATCATCCAGGAATCCCTCACGAACGTCATGAAGCACGCCGGCCCCAAGGCCACCGCGAATGTGACGCTGACCTGGCAAGGCCGCGGCCTCCAACTGGACATCGTCGACGACGGCCGGGGCGCCGCTGCCGATCCGCCGGCGGCAGGCGGCGGAAACGGGCTGCGCGGAATGGGAGAGCGGGTCTCGCTCTACGATGGTTCATTGACGGCCGGCCCCGTACAAGGCGGCGGTTTTCGTGTGTCCGCTTTCATTCCCTATTCGGAGGCCTGA
- a CDS encoding 3-isopropylmalate dehydrogenase, producing the protein MSASSINLAVIPGDGIGPEVIAEAVKVLEKAVAAEGVALEQTHYKLGAQHWLESGETLPDEVLEDLRTRDAILFGAVGAAPGDTRIPSGIIEREMLLKLRFSLDHFVNLRPSRLYGTVGSPLANPGTIDFIVVREGTEGPYVGNGGTLRGGTPHEVATEVSLNTAHGVERVVRDAFRRASERPRKHVTLVHKHNVLVFAGHLWKRTVEAVAQEFPDVTHDYLHIDAATIFMVTEPSRFDVIVTDNLFGDILTDLAAAVTGGIGLAASGNINMDRTAPSMFEPVHGSAPDIAGQQKADPTAAILSAVLLLDHLGYTTAARKIEAAVIADVENRDGKPRSTAAIGDAIAAAL; encoded by the coding sequence ATGAGTGCATCGTCCATCAACCTCGCTGTCATCCCCGGCGACGGCATTGGCCCTGAGGTCATCGCCGAAGCCGTCAAGGTTCTCGAAAAAGCCGTAGCCGCCGAAGGCGTGGCTCTTGAGCAGACCCACTACAAGCTCGGTGCCCAGCACTGGCTTGAGTCGGGCGAGACCCTGCCTGACGAGGTTCTTGAAGATCTCCGCACGCGTGATGCCATCCTCTTCGGTGCCGTGGGCGCAGCGCCCGGCGATACCCGAATTCCCTCCGGAATCATCGAACGCGAAATGCTCCTGAAGTTGCGCTTCAGCCTTGACCACTTTGTGAACCTGCGTCCGTCGCGGCTCTATGGAACGGTCGGCAGCCCCTTGGCGAACCCCGGGACGATTGATTTCATTGTCGTCCGTGAAGGAACCGAAGGGCCCTACGTGGGCAACGGCGGGACTTTGCGCGGGGGCACTCCCCACGAAGTTGCCACTGAGGTTTCCCTTAACACCGCCCACGGCGTGGAGCGCGTAGTCCGCGATGCCTTCCGCCGGGCCAGCGAGCGTCCGCGCAAGCACGTTACGCTCGTCCACAAGCACAACGTCCTGGTCTTCGCCGGACACCTGTGGAAGCGGACCGTCGAGGCCGTGGCACAGGAATTCCCCGACGTCACCCACGATTACCTGCACATCGACGCGGCCACCATTTTCATGGTGACTGAACCTTCGCGCTTCGATGTGATCGTCACCGACAACCTCTTCGGCGACATCCTCACCGACCTCGCTGCTGCCGTCACCGGCGGTATCGGCCTGGCGGCATCGGGGAACATCAACATGGACCGCACGGCACCGTCCATGTTCGAACCCGTACATGGCTCAGCTCCGGACATCGCCGGCCAGCAGAAAGCCGATCCAACCGCGGCCATCCTCTCCGCAGTGCTCCTTCTGGACCACCTTGGCTACACCACGGCGGCCCGCAAGATCGAAGCGGCAGTTATTGCCGACGTCGAGAACCGCGATGGAAAGCCGCGCAGCACAGCTGCCATTGGCGACGCCATTGCGGCCGCACTTTAG
- the metG gene encoding methionine--tRNA ligase codes for MTSPEKSPFYITTAISYPNGVPHIGHAYEVIATDAMARFKRLDGHEVFFMTGTDEHGLKMQQSAEKEGLTAKQLADRNSAAFKQMSLDLGISYDRFIRTTDADHYTASQAIWKKMEANGDIYLSKYEGWYSVRDEAYYVEDDTVVKEDGLRYSKETDTLVTWTAEESYFFRLSNYQEKLLELYEARPEFGAPQSRFNEVISFVKRGLEDLSISRTTFDWGVPVPGDEKHVMYVWVDALTNYLTGVGYPDVESESFRKFWPADVHVIGKDISRFHAIYWPAFLMSAGLELPERVMIHGFLTNNGVKMSKSLGNVVAPQDFVAQYGLDQCRYFFLREVPFGADGNYNHEAIVGRMNADLANNFGNLAQRSLSMVSKNCDGKVPQPGAFTSEDEALLEQAGALLETARSAFEKQEFSRALEAIWTVLGDTNAYFAEQAPWVLRKTDIERMNTVLYVTLEVVRIVAILAQPVMPTSSAKLLDVLGQPEGEARLFAAIATPLAAGTELPAPAPVFPRYEEPAEA; via the coding sequence GTGACGTCTCCAGAGAAATCCCCGTTCTACATCACCACCGCAATCAGCTACCCCAATGGCGTGCCGCACATCGGCCACGCCTATGAGGTCATTGCGACTGATGCCATGGCGCGCTTCAAGCGCCTTGACGGCCATGAGGTTTTCTTCATGACCGGGACGGACGAGCACGGCCTCAAGATGCAGCAGTCCGCAGAGAAGGAAGGCCTCACGGCCAAGCAGCTCGCGGACCGCAACTCTGCCGCCTTCAAGCAGATGAGCCTGGACCTGGGCATCTCGTACGACCGTTTCATCCGCACCACGGACGCGGACCACTACACGGCCTCGCAGGCCATCTGGAAGAAGATGGAAGCCAACGGCGACATCTACCTTTCCAAGTACGAAGGCTGGTACTCGGTCCGCGACGAAGCGTATTACGTTGAGGACGACACCGTGGTGAAGGAGGACGGTCTCCGCTATTCCAAGGAAACCGACACCCTGGTTACCTGGACTGCTGAGGAAAGCTACTTCTTCCGGCTTTCCAACTACCAGGAAAAGCTCCTGGAGCTGTACGAAGCCCGCCCTGAATTCGGTGCTCCACAGTCACGTTTCAACGAGGTCATCAGCTTCGTAAAGCGTGGGCTCGAGGACCTGTCCATCAGCCGCACAACCTTTGACTGGGGCGTTCCGGTCCCGGGTGACGAAAAGCACGTCATGTACGTGTGGGTCGACGCCCTGACCAACTACCTGACCGGCGTGGGTTACCCCGACGTGGAGTCCGAGTCCTTCAGGAAGTTCTGGCCGGCCGATGTACACGTGATCGGCAAGGACATTTCGCGCTTCCACGCTATCTACTGGCCTGCGTTCCTGATGAGCGCCGGACTGGAACTGCCCGAGCGCGTCATGATCCACGGCTTCCTCACCAACAACGGTGTGAAGATGTCCAAGTCCCTCGGCAATGTTGTTGCTCCCCAGGACTTCGTGGCGCAGTACGGACTGGACCAGTGCCGGTACTTCTTCCTCCGTGAGGTTCCGTTCGGCGCTGACGGCAACTACAACCACGAGGCCATCGTCGGCCGCATGAACGCGGACCTCGCCAACAACTTCGGCAACCTTGCCCAGCGTTCCTTGTCCATGGTGTCGAAGAACTGCGACGGCAAGGTTCCGCAGCCCGGCGCGTTCACGTCCGAGGACGAAGCGCTCCTGGAGCAGGCCGGTGCGTTGCTGGAGACTGCCCGGAGTGCCTTCGAAAAGCAGGAGTTCAGCCGGGCTCTCGAAGCCATCTGGACTGTTTTGGGCGATACAAACGCCTACTTCGCCGAACAGGCTCCGTGGGTACTGCGCAAGACGGACATCGAGCGCATGAACACGGTCCTGTACGTCACGTTGGAGGTCGTCCGGATCGTGGCGATCCTCGCCCAACCGGTCATGCCGACGTCGTCCGCGAAGCTCCTTGACGTCCTCGGCCAGCCCGAAGGCGAGGCGCGCCTCTTTGCCGCCATCGCGACGCCGCTGGCGGCGGGCACCGAGCTGCCTGCGCCGGCACCGGTGTTCCCGCGTTACGAGGAGCCGGCCGAGGCATAA